One genomic region from Sphingobacteriales bacterium encodes:
- a CDS encoding T9SS type A sorting domain-containing protein translates to MIRYLLSSIIMFCCILSPAQARLILNNGGIVRIDSSAYLVIDNPSPNAITRNTSGHIISEGPLNRVKWNIGTAAGNYIVPFGIGAAEYIPVSFSTAGASGAAGSLTFAVYPVGSWLNSSALPTGVTNFINNYSLDNSAFAVDRFWRIEPTGFTAKPALTNLNFTYRDPEWSVANNAILESNLIAQRYNSTTNEWDDYMPGTVTNTTANTSTVAVLPSAELYTWWTLVDNRYVLPFELSSFSASCNESYVQIKWQTASESNNDYFEVERSADGVRFYVIGQIYAAGNSDIPQDYSLQDNQPLTGKTYYRLKQTDKDGNFSYSSIIVIDCKTTVLTEPVISIYPNPATDVLILDIKGIKGKKKLTIYSVLGQAITNWALLGEQEDIQENITVSALANATYLLRIDVDGEVYQVLKFVKK, encoded by the coding sequence ATGATAAGATATTTACTTTCTTCAATAATCATGTTTTGTTGTATTTTATCGCCTGCTCAGGCAAGATTGATACTTAACAATGGTGGAATCGTTCGTATCGATAGCAGCGCTTATTTGGTTATTGATAATCCCAGTCCCAATGCCATAACCAGAAATACATCCGGGCATATTATCTCAGAAGGTCCACTCAACAGGGTCAAATGGAATATTGGTACTGCGGCCGGGAATTACATCGTTCCTTTTGGTATAGGTGCTGCAGAATATATTCCGGTTTCCTTTTCAACTGCCGGTGCATCCGGTGCTGCGGGCAGTCTCACCTTTGCCGTGTATCCCGTTGGTTCGTGGCTGAATTCTTCGGCATTGCCGACAGGGGTAACCAACTTTATCAACAACTATAGCCTGGATAATTCCGCATTTGCCGTTGACAGGTTCTGGCGAATTGAGCCCACAGGGTTTACTGCCAAACCGGCTCTGACCAATTTGAATTTTACCTACAGGGATCCGGAATGGTCAGTAGCGAACAACGCGATTCTGGAATCGAATTTAATTGCACAGCGTTACAACAGCACAACCAATGAATGGGATGACTATATGCCGGGAACGGTTACCAATACAACAGCTAATACATCGACCGTTGCCGTTCTGCCTTCAGCAGAATTATACACCTGGTGGACTTTGGTCGATAACCGCTATGTATTACCGTTTGAACTGAGCTCTTTTTCGGCGTCTTGTAATGAAAGTTACGTGCAAATTAAATGGCAAACCGCATCAGAAAGCAATAATGATTATTTCGAAGTCGAACGTTCTGCCGACGGAGTCCGCTTTTATGTAATTGGGCAGATATATGCAGCGGGAAATTCCGATATTCCGCAGGACTACAGCCTGCAGGATAATCAGCCTTTGACCGGAAAGACATATTACAGGCTGAAACAAACAGATAAAGACGGCAATTTCTCCTATTCGTCTATTATAGTTATCGACTGTAAAACAACGGTTTTGACAGAACCGGTTATATCCATTTATCCCAATCCGGCAACGGATGTACTCATACTGGATATCAAAGGGATAAAAGGAAAGAAAAAGCTGACGATTTATAGTGTGCTCGGTCAGGCAATAACCAATTGGGCACTGTTGGGTGAACAGGAAGATATACAGGAAAACATTACTGTTTCTGCGTTGGCGAATGCAACGTATCTTCTTCGTATTGATGTGGATGGGGAAGTGTATCAGGTCTTGAAATTTGTAAAGAAATAA
- the hisB gene encoding bifunctional histidinol-phosphatase/imidazoleglycerol-phosphate dehydratase HisB: MQKILFIDRDGTLIVEPKDNFQTDSFQKLQFIPNVISSLKKIKESTDFIFVMVTNQDGLGTKSFPEKKFWAPHNLMLDIFKQEGVEFAEVCIDRSFAKDNLPTRKPNTGLLTKYLNTKQYDLENSFVIGDRLTDIQLAKNLGCKGILLGRSADKTDDNKLNQRELKKMIALKTNRWDDIAAFLTNPPRIAIVQRNTNETKINVTLNLDGTGKSAIKTGLGFFDHMLEQLSKHSGCDMDIKVKGDLDIDEHHTIEDTAIALGEAFHHALGNKKGIARYGFLLPMDDVLAQSAIDFSGRPWLVWKAKFHREKVGDMPTELFYHFWKSFSDAAKCNLNIKAEGHNEHHKIEAIFKAVAKSIKMAVKREGNELPSTKGTL; the protein is encoded by the coding sequence ATGCAAAAAATATTGTTTATTGACAGGGACGGAACACTGATTGTGGAGCCGAAAGATAATTTCCAGACGGACAGTTTTCAAAAACTGCAGTTTATTCCCAATGTCATTTCCTCCCTGAAGAAAATAAAGGAATCCACCGATTTCATTTTTGTCATGGTCACCAATCAGGATGGATTAGGTACGAAGTCCTTTCCTGAAAAAAAATTCTGGGCCCCCCATAATCTGATGTTGGATATCTTTAAACAGGAAGGCGTGGAGTTTGCAGAGGTGTGCATCGACAGGAGTTTTGCGAAAGATAACCTGCCTACCCGAAAGCCAAATACTGGCCTGCTGACAAAGTATCTCAACACCAAACAATATGATTTGGAAAACTCCTTTGTGATTGGTGACCGCTTAACGGATATACAATTAGCGAAGAATCTGGGTTGTAAGGGAATCTTATTGGGCAGAAGCGCCGACAAGACGGATGATAATAAGTTAAATCAAAGGGAACTCAAAAAAATGATTGCACTCAAGACCAACCGTTGGGATGATATTGCCGCTTTTCTGACCAATCCACCCAGAATAGCCATTGTTCAGCGAAATACCAATGAAACAAAAATCAATGTTACACTCAATCTCGATGGAACCGGAAAATCCGCTATCAAAACCGGATTGGGTTTTTTTGACCACATGCTCGAACAACTCTCCAAACATTCGGGCTGCGATATGGACATAAAAGTAAAAGGCGATTTGGATATCGATGAACATCATACGATTGAAGATACCGCGATAGCTTTGGGTGAAGCATTTCACCACGCATTGGGAAATAAAAAAGGTATTGCCCGCTATGGTTTCCTGCTGCCGATGGATGATGTCCTCGCACAGTCCGCCATTGATTTCTCCGGCAGGCCCTGGCTGGTATGGAAGGCAAAATTTCACCGGGAAAAAGTAGGCGATATGCCTACGGAATTATTTTATCATTTCTGGAAATCTTTCTCTGATGCCGCGAAGTGCAACCTGAATATAAAAGCAGAAGGCCATAATGAACACCATAAGATAGAAGCCATCTTCAAGGCAGTGGCAAAATCCATAAAAATGGCAGTAAAACGCGAAGGAAATGAGTTGCCATCTACAAAAGGGACCCTCTGA
- a CDS encoding aminotransferase class I/II-fold pyridoxal phosphate-dependent enzyme, which yields MKTISIKSLVCPHVLTMNAYSSARMEYEGKEGVFLDANENSLGSVTDELHNRYPDPLQTDLKIELARYENLHSHQIFLGNGSDECINVLIQCFCISGKDKAMVFPPSFSMYEHASHVMNIELVEVLLLEETFQLNLGEILKQIQQDEHENVLANEVKQSNVTTDRDCFVPYNDGKVKIIFICSPNNPTGNLMHERDIEELLNAFDGLVVIDEAYQDFAGSRSWTERLDEFQNLVVIKTFSKAWGMADARLGMLYANPEIIHYMNVIKMPYNVSQHTIQLALEALQKKDKKEAFIRELLLGRAMLEREMQKIPFVEKIYPSDTNFILFRVPDANDLYKYLLGQKVIVRNRDKAPLLKGCLRVSVGTKDENEKFMYALKNYKA from the coding sequence ATGAAAACAATAAGCATAAAAAGTCTGGTTTGCCCGCATGTCCTCACAATGAATGCCTATTCGTCGGCAAGAATGGAATATGAAGGCAAAGAAGGTGTCTTTCTCGATGCGAATGAGAATAGTCTGGGTTCGGTGACAGATGAGTTGCACAATCGTTATCCGGATCCGCTGCAAACGGATTTGAAGATTGAACTGGCCCGTTATGAGAATTTACACAGCCATCAGATTTTTCTGGGTAACGGAAGCGACGAATGCATTAATGTGCTGATTCAGTGTTTTTGTATTTCGGGTAAGGATAAGGCCATGGTTTTCCCGCCGTCATTTTCCATGTACGAACATGCTTCACATGTCATGAATATTGAATTGGTAGAAGTATTGTTGTTGGAAGAAACCTTTCAGTTAAATCTAGGTGAAATACTGAAGCAAATTCAACAGGATGAACACGAGAACGTCCTTGCGAACGAAGTGAAGCAATCTAATGTCACAACAGATAGAGATTGCTTCGTACCTTACAATGACGGAAAGGTGAAAATAATTTTTATCTGTTCGCCGAATAACCCGACAGGAAACCTGATGCATGAAAGAGATATTGAAGAATTGTTGAATGCATTTGATGGATTGGTGGTGATAGATGAAGCCTATCAGGATTTCGCCGGCAGCAGAAGCTGGACGGAGCGCCTCGATGAATTTCAGAATCTGGTAGTGATAAAAACATTCTCCAAAGCATGGGGTATGGCGGATGCACGTCTCGGGATGTTGTATGCGAATCCTGAAATTATCCATTATATGAACGTCATAAAGATGCCGTATAATGTCAGTCAGCATACCATTCAGCTGGCATTGGAAGCGTTGCAGAAAAAAGATAAGAAAGAAGCGTTCATCAGGGAATTACTCCTGGGAAGAGCCATGCTGGAAAGGGAAATGCAGAAAATTCCATTTGTTGAGAAGATTTACCCGTCGGATACCAACTTTATCCTGTTTAGGGTGCCGGATGCCAATGACTTATACAAGTATCTGTTAGGACAGAAAGTGATTGTACGCAACAGAGACAAAGCGCCATTGCTAAAAGGTTGCCTGCGTGTGAGCGTGGGCACGAAAGACGAAAATGAAAAATTCATGTACGCACTGAAAAATTATAAAGCTTAA
- the hisD gene encoding histidinol dehydrogenase, which translates to MQFIKYPARESWGELLKRPTKSFEEIEGRVAPVMQDVKHRGDAALMEYAEKWDGVKLDSVVVSEDEMLKAAKEVSDELKKAIDTAKRNIELFHAAQKQVPEEVETMPGVHCWRKSVPIEKVGLYIPGGTAPLFSTVLMLAVPAQIAGCRDTVLCSPPDKNGNIHPAILYTAHLCGVTKIYKAGGAQAIAAMAYGTESVPQVSKIFGPGNQYVTAAKQLVNKEGIAIDMPAGPSEVMVIGDDESRPDFIAADLLSQAEHGTDSQVLFVTTEEAYLNLVHFAIDQQLQNLSRKEIIQQTLVNSKLIVVKDMEEAIELSNFYAPEHLILQTRNAELLAEKVINAGSVFLGHYSPESAGDYASGTNHTLPTNGHARAYSGVSLDSFVKKITFQQISKEGLQLLGETIGIMAASEQLDAHKNAVTIRLKS; encoded by the coding sequence ATGCAATTTATAAAATACCCGGCAAGAGAATCCTGGGGCGAACTCTTAAAGCGTCCCACGAAATCTTTTGAAGAGATTGAAGGGAGGGTGGCTCCGGTTATGCAGGATGTGAAACATCGGGGAGATGCAGCATTGATGGAATATGCAGAAAAATGGGATGGTGTAAAATTGGATAGTGTTGTTGTTTCAGAAGATGAAATGCTCAAAGCGGCAAAAGAAGTGTCAGATGAGCTGAAGAAAGCGATAGATACCGCAAAAAGAAATATTGAACTATTTCATGCTGCTCAAAAGCAGGTTCCTGAAGAGGTCGAAACGATGCCCGGCGTGCATTGCTGGAGAAAATCAGTCCCCATTGAAAAAGTCGGATTGTATATCCCAGGCGGCACAGCGCCTTTATTTTCTACCGTTCTTATGCTGGCGGTTCCGGCACAGATAGCGGGATGCAGGGATACTGTCCTGTGTTCACCTCCTGATAAGAATGGAAATATCCATCCAGCGATTTTATATACCGCCCATCTGTGTGGCGTGACTAAAATATACAAAGCCGGTGGTGCACAGGCGATAGCGGCAATGGCTTACGGTACGGAATCTGTTCCGCAGGTCAGTAAGATTTTCGGGCCCGGCAATCAGTATGTGACAGCGGCAAAACAATTGGTCAATAAAGAAGGTATAGCTATTGACATGCCCGCAGGGCCGAGTGAAGTAATGGTTATCGGAGATGATGAATCCCGCCCGGATTTTATAGCAGCGGATTTGTTGTCACAGGCGGAACATGGCACAGACAGTCAGGTATTATTTGTCACGACGGAGGAAGCCTATCTGAACTTAGTGCATTTTGCGATTGATCAGCAATTGCAGAATCTGTCAAGAAAGGAAATCATTCAACAGACATTAGTGAACAGTAAACTTATAGTTGTAAAAGATATGGAGGAGGCGATTGAATTGAGCAATTTCTATGCTCCGGAGCATTTGATTCTTCAAACGAGAAATGCTGAACTCTTGGCGGAAAAAGTGATAAATGCCGGTTCTGTATTTTTAGGGCATTACTCACCGGAAAGTGCCGGAGATTATGCCAGTGGTACCAATCACACATTGCCGACAAACGGACATGCGCGTGCATACAGCGGTGTCTCTTTGGATAGTTTCGTCAAAAAAATTACGTTTCAGCAGATCAGTAAAGAAGGACTGCAGCTGCTTGGAGAAACAATCGGAATAATGGCGGCCAGTGAGCAACTGGATGCGCATAAAAATGCTGTTACGATTCGATTAAAAAGTTAA
- a CDS encoding ATP phosphoribosyltransferase produces MQRLKLAIQKKGRLSDDSIQLIHECDISFPNSSGKLVTSAYDFPIDILFLRDDDIPDYVQDGVADIGIVGENVLVESDKQVDEVLKMGFGKCRLSLAVPRNLEFKSIKDLEGTSIATSYPRILQHYLDNNQVKADIHVISGSVEIAPGIGLADAICDIVSTGSTLLSNGLKEVEQIFHSEAVLIKNKNLSDEKKDILHQLLFRIEAVKRAQKNKYILLNAPNVSLEKIISLLPGINSPTVQALAKEGWSSVHSVITEKDFWEKIQQLKDAGAEGILVMPIEKLIY; encoded by the coding sequence ATGCAACGATTAAAACTTGCCATACAGAAAAAAGGTCGTCTGAGTGACGACTCCATTCAGCTGATTCATGAATGTGACATTTCTTTTCCGAACAGTTCCGGCAAACTGGTAACCTCCGCTTATGATTTTCCGATAGATATTTTATTCCTTCGCGATGACGATATTCCGGACTATGTGCAGGACGGGGTAGCGGACATCGGGATTGTTGGGGAAAATGTGTTGGTAGAGTCCGATAAACAAGTGGATGAAGTATTAAAGATGGGCTTCGGTAAATGCCGCTTATCATTAGCAGTGCCAAGAAATCTTGAGTTTAAGTCCATTAAGGACCTGGAGGGTACATCTATCGCCACTTCCTATCCGAGGATTTTACAGCATTACCTGGATAATAATCAGGTTAAAGCCGATATCCATGTTATCAGCGGTTCCGTGGAAATTGCCCCCGGCATCGGCTTGGCGGATGCCATCTGTGATATCGTTTCCACCGGTTCCACCTTGTTGAGCAACGGGCTGAAGGAAGTGGAGCAGATTTTCCATTCGGAGGCTGTTTTGATAAAAAATAAAAACCTGTCCGATGAAAAGAAGGACATCTTACATCAGCTGTTGTTTAGGATAGAGGCTGTAAAGAGAGCGCAAAAGAACAAGTATATTCTGTTGAACGCACCCAATGTCAGTCTGGAAAAGATTATCTCCCTGTTGCCGGGAATTAATTCGCCGACGGTACAGGCATTGGCTAAAGAAGGATGGAGTTCGGTGCATTCAGTAATCACAGAAAAAGATTTCTGGGAAAAGATACAGCAGCTGAAAGACGCCGGTGCGGAAGGGATATTAGTGATGCCTATTGAGAAATTAATTTATTAA
- a CDS encoding DUF885 domain-containing protein — protein MRKISLSIFLFCSMLLSFSGSTPPSKNVLFNNYKAGFIQRLWKMYPDWATMIGYHKYDSILYVPTDIQRSKELSFSDVELKKLKSFPVDQLTGANKTDYYLMENFLKKIRWDIKTLKSHEWDPSNYNIGSSFSYILSEDYAPLKTRLADFYLKLRNVAAYYTAAEKNIRNPTAEHLLLAIEQNEGTLSVFESDFVDSVKAMKFYPETEEAYLKRGKEAADAIRHYIVFLKSFKNDNPRSFRLGADLYAQKFNYDIQSTYTSDEIFKAALDRKDFLHTEMGKIAVSLWPKYFGNQSMPIDKLVLIKKVIDTISVQHVRPEDFKTEIERQLPELTAFVKEKNLVYMDPAKPLKVRKEPGYMAGVAGASMSSPGPYEKNGTAYYNVGTLDGWSAERAESYLKEYNQYILQILNIHEAIPGHYVQLMYSNKSPSVIKSILGNGAMIEGWAVYSEYMMMENGYGNNKPEMWLMYYKWNLRAVCNTILDISIHTKNMSKEAAMDLMVNQGFQQQAEAEGKWKRATLTSVQLCSYFTGFHEIMQLRDEYKKIKGSDYTVRKFNEAFLSYGSAPVKYIRELLLPQK, from the coding sequence ATGAGAAAGATAAGTCTTAGCATCTTCCTTTTTTGCAGCATGTTGCTGTCATTTTCCGGCTCAACACCACCCTCTAAAAATGTATTATTCAATAATTACAAGGCCGGTTTCATACAAAGGTTATGGAAAATGTACCCGGACTGGGCAACCATGATCGGCTATCATAAATACGACAGTATCCTGTATGTACCAACGGACATTCAACGTTCTAAAGAATTGTCTTTTTCAGACGTAGAGCTTAAAAAACTTAAAAGTTTTCCGGTTGACCAACTAACCGGTGCCAATAAAACCGATTATTACCTGATGGAGAATTTCCTGAAAAAAATCAGATGGGATATTAAGACATTGAAATCCCATGAATGGGATCCTTCTAATTATAATATTGGCAGCTCCTTTTCGTATATCTTATCAGAAGATTATGCTCCGCTAAAAACCCGGTTAGCAGATTTTTACCTCAAACTAAGAAATGTAGCTGCCTACTATACAGCAGCCGAAAAAAACATACGGAATCCTACAGCAGAACATCTCCTGTTGGCGATTGAACAGAACGAAGGGACCTTATCCGTTTTTGAATCTGATTTCGTGGATTCCGTCAAGGCAATGAAATTTTATCCTGAAACGGAAGAGGCTTATCTGAAACGGGGAAAAGAAGCAGCCGACGCTATACGCCATTACATCGTATTCCTTAAATCCTTTAAAAACGATAACCCCAGAAGTTTCCGGCTGGGAGCAGATTTATATGCCCAAAAATTCAATTACGACATTCAAAGCACGTATACGTCAGATGAAATATTTAAAGCAGCATTAGACCGGAAAGATTTCCTGCATACTGAAATGGGAAAGATAGCTGTTAGCCTTTGGCCTAAATATTTCGGCAATCAATCCATGCCGATAGATAAATTGGTGCTGATTAAAAAGGTAATTGACACCATCTCCGTGCAGCACGTGCGACCCGAAGATTTTAAAACGGAAATAGAAAGACAGTTACCGGAACTCACTGCATTTGTAAAGGAAAAGAATCTGGTTTACATGGATCCTGCCAAACCGCTTAAAGTCCGTAAAGAACCCGGCTACATGGCCGGTGTGGCAGGAGCATCCATGAGTTCGCCGGGACCCTATGAAAAAAACGGTACCGCCTACTATAATGTGGGTACATTGGATGGATGGAGCGCGGAGCGTGCTGAAAGCTACCTGAAAGAGTACAACCAGTATATCCTGCAAATACTGAACATTCATGAAGCCATCCCCGGACATTATGTTCAGTTGATGTACAGCAACAAATCCCCTTCGGTAATCAAATCTATTTTAGGAAACGGAGCCATGATAGAAGGTTGGGCGGTCTATTCCGAATACATGATGATGGAGAACGGGTATGGCAACAATAAGCCTGAAATGTGGCTGATGTATTATAAATGGAATCTGAGAGCTGTCTGCAATACCATCCTGGATATAAGCATCCACACCAAAAACATGAGCAAGGAAGCGGCGATGGATCTGATGGTCAACCAGGGATTCCAGCAACAGGCGGAAGCGGAAGGAAAATGGAAAAGAGCCACACTGACCAGTGTACAGTTATGCAGCTATTTTACCGGATTCCATGAAATCATGCAGCTGAGGGACGAGTATAAGAAAATAAAAGGCAGCGACTACACCGTCAGGAAATTCAATGAAGCGTTTCTGAGTTATGGCAGCGCACCGGTCAAATATATCCGCGAGTTATTATTACCTCAAAAATAA
- a CDS encoding carboxylesterase family protein → MQRVITLLFLIICFLTTFSQTRFKDELFSVKKNIDIQYGSNYDNKNQLTNLLMDVYEPQGDTASVRPIIFFVHGGSFVGGSRNDQSINLTAEYFTKKGYVTANIEYRVQQTTLIAPILDFADTYNWHRAIVRAVQDLKAAIRYIKKDVAQNNNYYRVDTNSIFIYGSSAGAITMLHTVYLNDTLEMNFIFKQSFKELGGLDGNSGNPGYTMKGIKAVVSCSGAIGDLNYINDNRDIQYLAFHNNPDLTVPFDAGCFVTVACWLGQFYGGNRIYPRMINNGTYAEFYPINKIGHPVDQAGDTATYPFIVQKTTDFLYRILNPGVVSSVHSDGMKRLELFPNPSTGMFSVQIPTDIQYKSVTLEIMNTEGQLVYTAESKNKEKVVLNLQLPNGLYVLSMKTDTQSYLSKISIVH, encoded by the coding sequence ATGCAACGAGTCATTACACTCCTTTTTTTAATTATCTGCTTCCTTACTACTTTTTCTCAAACTAGATTTAAAGATGAATTATTTTCTGTTAAAAAAAATATCGATATTCAGTATGGAAGTAATTACGATAATAAAAACCAGCTGACCAATCTTTTAATGGATGTATATGAACCACAGGGTGATACAGCGTCCGTACGGCCAATAATATTTTTTGTTCATGGCGGTTCATTTGTAGGAGGCAGCCGCAATGATCAGTCTATAAATTTAACCGCAGAATATTTTACAAAAAAGGGTTATGTCACGGCAAATATAGAATACAGGGTACAGCAAACAACCTTAATTGCACCTATTTTGGATTTTGCAGATACATATAACTGGCATAGGGCAATCGTCAGGGCAGTTCAGGATCTGAAGGCAGCCATACGATACATTAAAAAGGATGTCGCTCAGAATAATAATTACTACAGGGTGGATACGAATTCCATTTTTATTTATGGTTCATCAGCCGGAGCCATTACCATGCTCCATACAGTTTACCTGAATGATACTTTAGAAATGAATTTCATTTTTAAACAATCTTTTAAAGAGTTAGGTGGTCTGGACGGAAACAGCGGAAACCCTGGCTATACAATGAAAGGGATAAAAGCAGTAGTCAGCTGTAGCGGAGCAATTGGAGACTTGAATTATATTAATGATAACAGAGATATTCAGTACCTGGCTTTTCATAACAATCCGGATCTGACCGTGCCTTTTGATGCAGGTTGTTTTGTGACGGTAGCCTGCTGGTTAGGACAGTTTTACGGAGGCAACAGGATTTATCCCAGAATGATAAACAACGGTACCTATGCTGAATTTTATCCTATAAATAAAATAGGACATCCTGTTGATCAGGCAGGTGATACCGCTACGTATCCTTTTATTGTGCAAAAAACAACGGACTTCCTCTACCGCATATTGAATCCGGGCGTTGTTTCATCGGTTCATTCGGATGGTATGAAACGGCTGGAATTATTTCCCAATCCTTCCACCGGCATGTTTTCTGTCCAGATACCCACGGATATTCAATATAAATCAGTTACACTTGAAATCATGAATACGGAAGGGCAACTGGTGTATACCGCAGAAAGTAAGAATAAGGAAAAGGTAGTACTAAACTTACAGCTTCCAAATGGCTTGTATGTTCTTTCGATGAAGACAGACACTCAGTCGTATCTGTCCAAAATAAGTATCGTTCACTAA
- the thrC gene encoding threonine synthase: MKLYSTKHQSPDVDLKEAVLKGLPPDNGLYMPYVVKPLPQKFWDHLESYTFTEMAYHIAHNFIGESIPAAELNKIIQQAYDFDAPLIEVGDYSVLELFHGPTLAFKDFGARFMGRLMGYYLRNNDKEVNILVATSGDTGSAVAHGFLNVEGIKVTILYPKGKVSDIQEKQFTALGANITALEIDGTFDDCQALVKQAFLDKELNEKLTLSSANSINIARLIPQSFYYIYAYRQLDDKSLPLYFSVPSGNFGNLTAGLFAKKMGLPVTKMIAATNSNDVFTIYHETGKFEPKVSVQTISNAMDVGNPSNFARLMDIYDNEVENVRDSIEAYSYNNEQTADCIRNVFEQYNYLMCPHTAVGYLGLDEYVYENDLNPLYINGIILATAHPVKFGEVVEPLIGEKVEIPERLEAIIKGKKLSVPMTANFDVFKNWLLS, translated from the coding sequence ATGAAATTATATTCCACCAAACACCAAAGTCCGGACGTCGATTTGAAGGAAGCGGTACTGAAAGGGCTGCCGCCGGATAATGGTTTGTATATGCCGTATGTGGTTAAGCCGCTTCCGCAGAAATTCTGGGACCATCTGGAAAGTTATACGTTCACGGAGATGGCGTATCATATCGCCCATAATTTCATAGGGGAATCGATACCTGCCGCTGAATTGAACAAAATCATACAGCAGGCGTATGACTTTGATGCACCCCTGATAGAAGTGGGGGATTATTCCGTTCTGGAATTGTTTCACGGTCCCACGCTGGCATTCAAGGATTTTGGTGCCCGCTTCATGGGCAGGCTGATGGGATATTATTTGCGCAATAATGACAAGGAGGTTAATATTCTCGTGGCTACCTCCGGTGATACCGGCTCTGCCGTAGCACACGGTTTCCTGAATGTGGAAGGAATAAAGGTAACCATCCTTTATCCGAAAGGTAAGGTAAGCGATATACAGGAAAAACAATTTACGGCGCTGGGCGCCAATATTACCGCTTTGGAGATTGATGGTACCTTTGATGATTGTCAGGCACTGGTGAAGCAGGCATTTCTGGACAAAGAACTGAATGAAAAACTGACATTGTCTTCTGCCAACTCTATCAATATCGCCCGTCTGATTCCGCAGTCGTTTTATTATATATATGCATACAGACAGCTGGATGATAAAAGCCTGCCTTTGTATTTTTCAGTTCCATCCGGAAATTTCGGCAACCTGACCGCAGGATTATTTGCTAAAAAAATGGGGTTGCCGGTCACTAAAATGATTGCGGCTACCAACTCAAATGATGTGTTTACCATTTATCATGAAACGGGGAAATTTGAACCGAAAGTATCGGTCCAAACCATTTCCAATGCGATGGATGTCGGCAATCCGAGCAATTTTGCCCGTCTGATGGATATCTATGACAATGAGGTGGAAAATGTACGCGATTCCATCGAGGCATACTCCTACAACAATGAACAAACGGCTGATTGTATCCGAAATGTATTTGAACAGTATAATTATTTAATGTGTCCGCATACGGCAGTAGGCTATCTGGGCCTGGATGAGTACGTATATGAAAACGATTTAAATCCTTTATATATAAACGGCATTATACTGGCCACCGCGCATCCGGTTAAGTTTGGTGAGGTGGTGGAACCGCTTATAGGAGAAAAGGTGGAAATTCCGGAGCGCCTGGAAGCCATAATCAAAGGAAAGAAACTATCCGTACCGATGACTGCAAATTTTGATGTGTTCAAAAACTGGCTTCTCAGTTAA